The following nucleotide sequence is from Vitis vinifera cultivar Pinot Noir 40024 chromosome 14, ASM3070453v1.
TTAATCCACCTCATTAATCCCCCTTTCATTCATTGTGATCATTTTCAAATCATTGATCAACCTTTGCAATGGACTAATGGATAATGCCCTTTTATCTTGACCCTAGCACTTCCTTTCCTCCATCATGGTTAATCGAGCAAGCTAATTCAATTCTTGTGATTAAATCCAAAATCTCCTTTTCAAACCCCTCCACAAACACAAACATCCCTAACCTAACCCTTTGCaaaatatcaaaacatttttattagtCCTAATAGAAGCATCAGTTTTGTCCTCTGAATAAGTGCTAGTGTCCTCCATTCAGAGACATCTGAGTCTAAGATTGATTTTGGGACTACATTGTTTGTGTTGCTAGGAGTCTCCAGATTCAAATTTGACTCACCCCACACAGTGGTTGCTAGAGAAGGATCCACCGACCCTCCCTTTGCAAAGAGGGCCTCCCCCACATATACCATCTCATAAGGAGTGTTGCAGACTCCATTAGAGAAATCCACAACCCTGTTGTCTTTGATTATCATATTTAAGGGTCTAGATCCATCCTTATCCAAACAAGAGTAGGGACCAATCCACTACTCACCAGTCACCAGAAACAAAGGATCTTTCTCCCTCACCCATCTGTCCCATTGAGTTGCCAATCACCCTGAGAAAGAAGAATGAGGAGCAGAGGAAGAGGAGGATCTAGATCATTTGTGGAGACAATGAAAATTTGAGATGCTTACCATAGAAGCTTTGGCAAAGTCATTAGCATGAACTACAACAGTATTGAGcttaatttccttatttttttgaTATCCCATATCAGAGAGGAAAAAGTTCATagcgctatatatgtatgagCTCCTTTTAACCTTGAAAACACGTTTTAAAGATGTGAGGGCCCGTTGGGCCCaaaacggacaatatctacataattGGGAGTAAGTCATCATTACAAATTGTATCGTAGTTAATCCCCAACCTTGGTGTGGGGATTTGTTTGGCCCCACAATCCCATGGAACACAACGAGAATGTTGTGTTTGCATGGGGAGGAGGGTTTGTGATATCCCATATTGGATAGGGGAAAAAGTTCTTTGCGCTGTATATGTATAGACTCTTCTTAACATTGTAGACACATTTTATGGCCGTGAGGGCCCTCTGGGCCCAAaataaacaatatctacatagttGGGAGCAAGTCATTACTCTCTTAGTTGCAAAGTCTTTTATGAATGTTCTTTATCCCATTTCATTATCAGTTATGCATGTAAGGGTCTGCTTTTGTGATTTGATCATTGACATTGTGGTAATTGGTAGCCTCAACTAGTTTGTTGTGTTGTATAAACCTGATTGTGTATGTGCTGTTCATAGGGTGTTTCTTGTTACTTAACTCTTACTCATCCCAACTACGAGGATTAACCATGCAAATCATTTTATACTAGTCCACTTTATAGAGGATATACATTTTGTTAAATCATACCATGTTTCTCAATCCACATCCTTTTTTTGGGCTTTGGTCTTCCTTTTACTACCTTAGGCTTGAAAACTATATTTCTCTTTACTCAAGGTATTTGTTCCTTTGCGTATGATCAAACAACCTTAACATCTTTTGGTAAAAAACCATGAACAACGTTATACAACTTTTGGTAAAAATCCATTTTATATGACTCATTGTCATCTTGAAATTAATTGTTACTATCATGAACTAATCATAAATTCATCATCTTTGAATCTATCATTTGTCCTACATTCTTTACAATGCTTCTTAGGTCATTTTAGTCATTTCATTCAAGTGATATAAAGGCATAAAACATTTGTAGAGCACAAAAATACTCTTGATTTCTTCTTTAAGAGAGAAGACGCCCTTCCCTTAGTCCCTTGTTTCAAAGAAATTAAGGGAGGGGTAGAATATCAACAGTTCATTTGATGGTCCAAAGACAAACAAAAGCTAAAAGCAATGGCATTTCAAAGATCTTTTGGGGGAAAATGCAAACTTCCCTTATGATACCCAAATCCTTCAATTTCAACTAACATACTTGTGTTGTCATGACATGACAAGGTATGGGATCTTTGTCAGATACTCCTATTTTACTTTGGGTGTGgctgtttgattttttttattgatacccttttattttttttcaactttcttagTAATAATTACATTGAAGAAAAAAGGTAGTTAGCTAAAATGTGAATTTTTGTGAGAAGATTTTGggatacaaggaaaaaaaagggattAGAGGGAAAAGATAGGagcttttaaaaatgatatctttacttccaatttatttttacttaactTTTCTTGCATTCTATCATATCCCAGTACTCGTGCCCATATTTTTGAATCCTTTTTAGTCGAGTCCCCATATCCTAAAATTTGAGTTATGAAGGTTCAAACATCTACACATACCCGTATCTAACACTCGTACGCGAATCCATGCAACATAGGATTTCTCCTATTTTACTTGGTGAATCTCATGTATGTTGCAAAGTAAGAAtaatttgcatataatttatTCTTTGAAGGGATGAATTAGTTTCAATGATTGAAAAATGGGTACATGGTAGAAAATGTGTTGACCTTGGAGAGACTGTAgtgtactacctcctaattggagagatgaTTTGTCTTGGTCGTTGGGacgagtttcccatggtgaatgcactagtatgtatggttacacattagacaagacctaCATTGAATCATAATGTAAGGCTATCAAGTTATCATaattcactaagctactatatcacatggactctcaaccttaaaaGGATATTGAACTTATGCTGAAATCAACAGGTGACTTTGATCTATGGGTGAGATTCTAAAGTGATtatatattccctatagattggatcactattgatgaaggctGGTGACAACAGGAATTTTTAATAGAGGCAacatgatatttcatgggatGGAGATAGTGTGTCCCTTTAGGTGATCTAAAAGACACGTGATCATAAAATCTATGACTATAGTAAtttctttaatggaatttgatatatgttctTTAGAattagagtatgtcagttgatcacataataagaaaatctataacttaaggattgAATAGGTAATCTTGATGGGGTTGATAGtactaccctagttcatggtgacTCATTTTATTAGAGGGATTTGAGTTTCTagttcataagtgtgcatatGGACGTTTTGTTACAAGCGCAAGgttgcactagatcttatgaattgtttttttgaatcgggctaattaattaattagagctcaatagggctaattaattaattgggacCCAACTGCACTAAATTAGGTGACCTAAGTCTaatttgggctcaagtcacttaagcccacaaggGGCCTTATAGAAACCTccttaggggtttagggtttagacTTTTTCCTGTCATCCTCTAGAGAGAAACCCTAGCCACCCTGATGGAAGAGAGAAGCCCACTCTTCTCTTGTGCTAGAAACAATGAAGGGAGAGAGATCAAGTGAAAGACTCTTAGGTAGACAAAATCTATGACAACTACCGCGGTTTCGACATCTTCATTGGATGGGATTTGATGTGGGAACATCCGGATCACAGGTTTGAGTTTCTATCTTTGGATCTAATATgtattttggtttttgaaaccaTTCTTTTTTGTTGCATTAGATATGAAGGGCCCTAGGGATAGATGGCATGCACCTTATGAGATCCAGGGCTAGGGAACGGAGTAATTTGGGGTTCCTATTGGATATTGGTCAAATAATGATATGAGATAggaacaacaaaaacaacaaaatgctCCCACcaacaatttttgttttgtcattGTCATTGTTGTCATCATCATCCAAGCTTGAACGTGTACATTGAAATCTGCATGTGGCCACTTCATGCAAAAATGCTGGAAGGTAGGTCCATTATCCAGCAGTTATtatgcaataaaaaataaatgctaGAGGACCATTTCACCAAGCCCGAATTTGTAAGTTCAAGTCTGTGTGTGGccacttcataaaaaaaatactcaaagTTAAGTCCATTATCCAACCCCCTGGAACCCTGGGTGTGGGGACCTGCAGTGGATGATgctttattttgtaaaatgcaAAGATAAACTTCTATGTTGGTCAAGGGGAAGCAGGCAGTGTACAACTGATTATGGAGCAGGCTCATCATAGTAAAATATTAGTTCGCTGTCATCCCTATCAATTTTAGGTTGGATTCTATCATTAGAAATGTTCAAATTACTGTAGTCTGCAGCAGTGCACATTTGTTGTAATTACTTTTTACTTCCTCTAATCCCATAGAAGCTGCAGAGCTGATTTCAGGAGTTTCAAGAgtttataatgaaaatattgtgTGAGCCTTTAGATTCACCAGTTCAAACCATCTCATGTTAGTCACCATTGCTAATGATGATTGGAATGACTCCATTAACCACTATATGCTGAACAATTGGCAGCTTATTGCTCATAATATATACTACATCCAATTCATTGGGTAACGTGTCTTTCAAGCTGTAAATTGTTGACTGAGCACTTGGTTAATAATTGGTATATGggaattattttcttcaaactaGTAAATTTCCATCTCTGTTTCAAATTCAATAATCCAGAAATTTGTATCATGCCATTCCATCTTTTCATCAACACTTTGGAATTTCTTATTatgtaaaaatcaaaattctgtATCCTTGTTACTTCCCTcagattttttcatgtttttattcaaCATACACAGGTTGGTGAAGATGAATTTGGTTACATGCTTGCTGATATTTTAAAAGAGAATAATGTAAACAATGAAGGGATGCGCTTTGATCCTGGTGCTCGAACTGCTTTAGCATTTGTTACCTTGAGAAAGGATGGGGAGCGTGAGTTCATGTTTTACCGTAACCCTAGTGCTGATATGTTGCTTCAAGAAGATGaacttgattttgatttaattagGAAGGTATGCAAGTATTTCTTTTCTATCAGTAATAGTCAAGTAAAAGCAAATGGTGTTGTAGTAAAACAAAGAGATGAAGAAATCAACAAATATCTGTTGAACAAAACAATAACGGAAGGAAGAGTTCTACATAGAATTTCATTTGATTCAAGCATTCTAATGGTTTTAGTTTTGCTCTTTGTTTAACTTAatatatttactctttttagtCAGGAATATAACAAGAAAATCCAATTTTAGCCTTTTTTTCACTGTTTGACACACCAAATCTATGTTGAACAGCAATAAATGTGCCCAAGTCCTTGTTACACTGATCATTGGTTTTTCTTAGGAAAATATTGAGTTTCTATGTGGTGTTTGATCTAATTCAGTTATATGTTGCTTGTGTATTTCCAATGCAGGCAAAAATTTTCCATTATGGTTCAATAAGTCTTATTACAGAACCATGCAAGTCAGCACACCTAGCTGCAGCAAAAGCTGCAAAGGATGCTGGTGTGATTGTGTCTTATGATCCCAATCTGAGGCTTCCTCTGTGGCCATCTGCAGACAGTGCCAGGGAAGGTATCCTGAGCATATGGAATACTGCTGATATCATAAAGGTAGTCATCATTTTTAAATGCACAATTGTGGGCTCACAATGCATTTTTCTCAACTCTATCTAGAAGACTGAGGTACAATGTGATGTAAAAATGTAAATGGAAATGCCCCCTTCTGATGGTTACATACTAAATTTATCATCAGATGAGTGAAGAAGAGATCTCTTTTCTAACAAAAGGAGAGGATCCATATGATGATGCTGTTGTTCGTAAGTTCTACCACCCAAATCTTAAATTGCTTCTTGTCACTGAGGGCCCTGATGGTTGCAGGTATTACACAAAGGCAAGTCTCCAATCTATATCTTATCAATAACTTAATATGGTAAAAATGCCTTACTTGTCTTTTCCTATTTGAAGTTTAAACCATGCTGAAGTGCCAGGCTTAATattctgtgttttttttttttcctttttcaacaaatttaccAACCCCAACCCTCTCCTTCTGTTGTGTGTCTCAAGTAAATcgaattatttttcatgttactATTCACTTGCTTTgacatgttttttcctttttcctttttttttttgttgttattaaAGTGATTGGAATCGAAGTTACTTAAGCTTATTCTAGAACAGGAAATCATTAAGTGCTATTTGGCTAAGATTTTGAGCAATTTTATTGCTTTTGAGAGCAAAAATGAAGGTAGTTTTCTCTTGAAAGCAagattagttttaaaaaatgttaatgaaaTGAAACCTTTATCTTTTAGATCTACTTTGCTTGAAAgttggagaaaaatgggatgcAAGGCCTTGAGATCTAACTCTCTTGGAGTTAATAACTCTGGATCAAGGAGGCACTATCAGGCTGTGCATCAACCTTCTGCTTCTATATCTcaagaaatgattttgatatgGCCTGTCCATATGCTGCATTTGTTTCAAATATGGTTCATGCCTGGTTCCTTGGACAAGTGAAAACGCATCATAAACCATCCTCTTATCAACACCACCAGCAGATGCATTTATGAAGAAATCCTTCTCCATTAACAAAATATTTACATGTTATCTTAAATTCAATGGGGACATTATCTATTGATCATATGTATTGGGAAAATGTGATACAAGTCATATATGATCATCTAACCTAGTGATTATTTTAGTTgaaattctttgaatttttagaCCCTTGCTTTTTTGCAAGCAATTACAATGATGCAGTCTGTCTTCTGAGATTGTGAACCTGAAATTGCATGGGATGCTTTATTTGTTCAGGACTTCAGTGGGAGAGTTAAAGGTTTAAAAGTGGATGCAGTGGACACCACAGGCGCTGGGGATGCTTTTGTTGCTGGAATATTATCACAACTAGCTGCTGATCTTTCCTTGCTTCAGGTACTGCTTTTCAGAGCCTCACTTAAAAAGCACTTATTTTATATCTGTACTCGTGTTTTTAAATAAGCTGCTGAATGTATTTGCggatgaatattttattttatttttcttgaatctTTTATGCTTATGTGTTGCATAACTGCCACTATTCTCATTATCATCCAAGCTGTTGTCTCAACCATTGGGGTCAAACCTTTTGCagaaaattcttttatacatttAAATGTGCTGTCACACACCTATGACTATGATGATGTTCTTTTATTTAATGGGCAAAATACTATTCATGGTTTCATTTCTTGTAGAACAATATTTACTAAAGACTTCTTTCTTAAAAATGCTAGGATTATGTGTGTATGTTCGTACACACTACTTTGAGGATATTATCTCCTTTGACCTATTAGTGATCCTATTGAGATAGTATGACATGTGGTGGAGAAGTAAAATGTTTTAATGCCTTACACATGAGAAGGAtcaaagaagaatgaaaatatcaaagataattTGGCATGTGGGTCAAGATTGTTGCGGGAACGTAACCTAATAATGTTCCAGAAAGGCCATGCAACTATATGTTGGATATAGTAAGATAGTGCAGTGAGAAATAACATTATCATTTGGATGTACCATGCACCCTCCTGCTACTTGAGCCTTCTTTGGCAAAATTTCCCCATCTAATCAAGATGGATGTGTCTAACAGCAGTTAGTTTTGTTGCAATGACATTCTCATTTAATTATTCCTTAGTAAGTAGGGCACCACCAATGACACAAAGGAGAGAATAACAAGAAAAAGGTCAGTTGCATGTGTGTTTTCATTAGGGTGTGGTGTGTTTTGGGTCTAgaggagaaaggaaaaagtaGGAGTTTGAGATCTCATATTGGTTAAGGAGAAAAATTCTTAGTTCTATACATGTTGTGAACTCCTTTTCCTCTTAACtgtagacatgttttaaaattacGAGGGCCTTGGACCCAAGGTAGATAACATCTACATAGGACTTAATGGGTTATTACAAAAGGTATCAAATCCAATCCCCAACTCAATGTCGGAGTCTAAGTGGGTGCTCTAACTGACTTTGCAACCCCCTGAGATATGATGAGGATGTCGTGCCTGCAAAGTTCCCTACACTAGGTTTGTAATGAACTCTTCTTTCTCTTAACTGTGTGCACACATTTTAAAGCTATAAGGGCCTTGGTCCTAAAgtgaacaatatctacacaggAGCATAAAAGAAAGCTAACCACATACTCACTCTCAACACTTGCGCAATCTCTCAAAAACTCGGACATATAGCTAGGAGATAGTGGCATGTTTTGATGTCATTGGCCCTCATAGCAAACGATATTTACACAAGAGAACTAAATGACAAACACCTTAGAAATTACATAAAGGTCTTTCTTGGCTATGTAGTTTCTGAAGCATTCTAACAAAACATGTCACATTTATAATAGTGGACTAACATTTAGATTGCTCTCCTCAAGAAACTTCCATGACTCAAGAATCAACTtgtatttttacaaattaagaGTCAATGTTATCAGATTAGAAGTTAAGAAATGGTTTATAAAACATGTTATCACTATTTTTGAATTAGTTCTCTTTTGTCTTCGATACAATATCACGAGGTTATGTTAGAATATGtaacttgttttatttattttccctttcttatgtagttatttattttccttttattatgtACTTCATTTGACATTTAGTATATTTAATGGATACAGAAGTTGAAATGCGAGTGTGGACTCCAAAAATTAAACTCTAGTTTGCTACATTTTCCCAAGTTTAACCAACTTAGCTAGTATGCAAATTcttacaaatttaatttcagCCCCCTTAAATTTGGACCATGAAATCTTAACTTTTGTCGCAACCTTTTGAACCATGAAATAGAACTAAATAGCCTCATGTTGACTTTAAGCATTGTGTATTTGTTACCCAAATGTCCTGATGAGAGGGTTTGGTCTTTGACATCCtttggtttattttttgttaattcattttttaaagcCCTTACCATCTATGTCAACTCGAGTCCCTTTCCACCTGTATATTTCATAAGGAACCCCCTAGAAGTCAAGACCTTGGGTTAGCTAGTGGCAAATAAGAAggttaataaaaacaattctctaTAACAAAGGAGACCTTATAAGGCCTTCGATCTACAATGATGTGTCATTTGTAAAGGGAGTGGGGAATTagatctctttttttttttttttttttatgcttacTGGCATTAGCATTGTAGCACAGGTTGTTTGGACTTGTGGGGGTTCACTAGGTTTTCTTACTAGGGTTTTGGAAGCCTACCTAGCACCAAGTCTTCTTGGCGCATTAATAGTCTTACTCTTTATGGGCAATTTACCAAAAGAGGAATGTGACTATTTTTTAGGATAGATGGAGGCCTTTTAAGGCATTGTAGGATTTATTATATTTCTCTTTATCTCTGCATCACCTTATGCAACATTTGAGGGTACTTCTTCAAGTATTATGCTACTAGATTGGAACCTAGCATGTAGATCTATGAAGCCTCTAAGTAGACACCATCTATTTGGATTCCTTCTCTAGTGGTTGTTGTTAAGTTAAACATTGATGGATGTTCTCTAGGTCATCTAAGACAACTAGGAATTGGAGGAATGCTTATGAATCATCTTCAAATATCAGTATGAGCACTATTGAAACATGTTGGAGAAGGGCTAGCTATTGGGGCAAAACTTTTTTTAGTTGTACTGGAAGATTTGAAGCTAGCTAGCTGAAGGTCTCTCAAACATTTTAGTAGAGGAAGATTTGGCACTAGTTATATCTTGGgtgaataagaaagaaagaggttCATGGAAGTTAGATAGGTGGCTCCAAAAATCTTTGATTGCCTTTTGAGTTGGAATGCtctttttgttggattcctaGGAAAGCTAATGAAGTAGTGAATTCATTAGCAGAGGAGAGCAAAACATTTGAACTCCTTTGTGGCAGATTTTCTGCCTCCATGAGGAATTGAATTTATAGTTGTAACTTGTAACccctttcttgtttttttgatCACGGACTTGTAATTTAGTGATAAGGGAAGGATTTCTCACCCGTCCTTCCTTGTACATAATTATTTCTTAACAATGAAgtgtttttttctaataaataaatacaaagcaCAATATGCAACACCGTACTTCATACTGGTTTTCTCCTCATCTACACGAGTTGACCATGCCAACCTGCAAACAACTGTGACTGTGGTATAGCCAGTAGACCATTTTGTTAATATAAATGGATGACCCATTTCCTAATGGCTTGCACATTTTAAGCAAGTGGTGGTTTAACATGTTATAGATATAGTTATCACAAGCCTTCTGCTCAAGCTTCTTTTTCCATTTACTCCCTCATTTTTAGTCTACCCATTGGAGGAAAATATTTATCTCTTTAACATTAAGTTTGAAGTAGGACAATCCTAGAGTGATTGTCTACAACTAAATAAGGTGGGTTAAGGCTTCAATCTTCAAGGATTTAAGGCGATGAGCAAGGAACAAAATTATGgtaataaggaaaagaaaagaaaagaaaagataaaaacctCATACACTCACTATGCTTTTTAGTAGTCtcacttaaaagaaaacaatggtCTCACCACTTAAATTGCAATAGGGacaaaaatttatgttttaaaagaatACCCtttagaaaaccaaaaaaacttactaaacaatagaaaaagaagcctaatatttatgattatttaGTAGAATTCATAATTCTTTTCTAAAACTGTTAAACGTTCAATTGTTCTAGAAAATATTATAGCTATGCATTTTTCTATGTAAGGAGAGAATTAGGACAATCTCGTTATGGAGGGGATTTGATAGAATTAGTTTaagaaagttttcatttttttattctaaggaatatttgtataaataatTGGAGATGTATAGATTGAAATTTCAAGGAGAACTTTATTCTTTAACTTCCAATTCTTCGGAttctacatggtatcagagcttccAGGCTCGTAAATCTGGGAATCAAAaagatttcttttctttctttcggCCTTCATTGCCGAGTTCAACGTTCAGTATTGAGCTTCATTCTCGATCAAAGGGTTTCTTTTGTCTGAACACAGAGATCGCCTCTCTTTTTCTTACTGTCCATTGACTCTACTTCATTACTCCTAATTCGATCTTCAAAAGACTTTTtcgtttgcattttttttctctcttgagttgaaACCCGCCACTGCCTCTGTCTCATCGAGCTTCCTTCAGTGTCGCCATCCTCTTCTCTATCTCACCCGCCATCATCACCACACTGTCGCATCTCGAACTCATCATGAAACAGAAGCTCGTGCTCTCTGTCCTTAGTCACGAGCGAGCGCATCGTTGAAAACACCAGAGGATCGTGTCCTCTATCATTCACGGTCGAGGAGATCACGCCACCAGCAAGATCGTAAGATGCAAATCCAAAACTCCAAGACGGTGTCAAAATGCGCCTTTCCACTCGTCTAGGAGCCATGGGAGTCCAAGATAATTTGGGAAAAACGAAATGGAGCTTGGGTGGAGAgagtgagtacccaaaaaccgaaaccctaacctccaaaTGTGTCTTAGACTCACAAATCCGTGTCCAAGATAGCTCTATCAACAAGAAATAACACCAAACATCTCTCCTAGACTATTAAATCAGCGAAGCCCTTGAAGAACCATAGGAAATGGTGCAGAAAATGAAGCACGGGAGACCCTTAAAGTATTAGGTCCCGACGAACCGGTTGACCggtgactgtaccttaggtactaccttaatagcccttaggtacgaCCTTAAtttaccttaggtactaccttaattgaccttaggtactaccttagttaaacttagGTATTTACTTGTGTGAAGCctcaaaacttcatttgtggatatcacttacttcatttgtgacctttGGAGCATGCCAttttgtgattaattagtgtgaTCAGTTGGTTCGACTTTGGTATTTTGGTAACtgcaccttaggtactaccttaatagccttaaggtactaccttaatctactttaagtactaccttaaccgaccttaggtactacctaactaaaacttgggtactacctatctGAAGTCTCGgaacttcatttgtggatattacttacttcatttgtgacccgtAGAGCAcgtcattatgtgattaattaattagtgtGATCAATTGGTTCACCCTAGGTATTTTGGTGACTataccttaggtattaccttaatagccctaaggtactaccttaattgACTTTaggtactaattaattaaaacttgggtactacctatctAAAGCCTCGGAATTTCATTTGCggatattacttacttcattctcaaccggacctcgaccgggaaggaGTAACTGGTTGATTGGTTTTATGTCTAAAACTGAAAAGGACACCAACCCGCTCCTAGACAGTTGAATGAGCTtaactaagatagtacctaaggtcggttaaggtagtacctaaggtacagtcaccaaaatatcaaaggtgaaccaattgaccacactaattaatcacataatgacatgctCCAAGGGTCACAAATAAGTaagtaatatccacaaatgaagttcCGAGACTTCAGATAAGTAGTACCCAAGTTTTACATAGTTAGTACCTTAAgtcggttaaggtagtacctaaggtagattaatgTAGTACCTTAGGgttattaaggtagtacctaaggtacagtcaccaaaataccaaagtTGAACCAACTGAtcacactaattaatcacaaaatgacatgctctaaaggtcacaaatgaagtaagtaatatccacaa
It contains:
- the LOC100258640 gene encoding probable fructokinase-6, chloroplastic: MALLHSNGFCFTAVAFNHPPSVSHGPGTVKASCSPFSSPSLPLLSLQRKAIPGDNGSPETKENSLVVCFGEMLIDFVPTSNGLSLAEAPAFKKAPGGAPANVAVGIARLGGSSAFIGKVGEDEFGYMLADILKENNVNNEGMRFDPGARTALAFVTLRKDGEREFMFYRNPSADMLLQEDELDFDLIRKAKIFHYGSISLITEPCKSAHLAAAKAAKDAGVIVSYDPNLRLPLWPSADSAREGILSIWNTADIIKMSEEEISFLTKGEDPYDDAVVRKFYHPNLKLLLVTEGPDGCRYYTKDFSGRVKGLKVDAVDTTGAGDAFVAGILSQLAADLSLLQEEDRLRDALKFANACGALTVMERGAIPALPSREAVLNAMLKLVT